One genomic region from Verrucomicrobiia bacterium encodes:
- a CDS encoding PQQ-like beta-propeller repeat protein, producing the protein MQNFRFHLTRIILWGSATVAAIAASNSPVDLSRSWAQWRGPLANGVAPHASPPSEWSETRNIRWKIPLPGQGHASPIVVGGRVFVLAAVPVGEAQTPVFDSAPGVHDSVPVTHRHAFVVLAVNRRDGDILWRTPVTEAWPHEGGHTTGSLASNSPTTDGERCYAFFGSRGLYCLDLTGRVLWQKHLGTMQTLHAHGEGSSPVLHGDWLIVNWDHEGDSFLHAFDKHTGEPRWKVARDEPTSWSTPLVIEHAGKPQVVISATRRVRGYDLATGSLLWECAGLTDNVVSSPVHHDGLVIAGNSYYQQAMLAVRLDGAKGDVTGTDRVVWRLNRLTPYVSSPLLYGDTLYHLRHNQNVLVRLDPGSGRFRGDPLRLEGLHDFIFASPVGAAGRVYVTARDGRTVVLRHDRENAVLAVNVLEDRFSASAALVDGELFLRGEQFLYCVAEE; encoded by the coding sequence ATGCAGAATTTCCGGTTCCATCTCACACGGATCATTTTATGGGGCTCCGCGACCGTCGCTGCGATTGCGGCGTCCAACAGCCCGGTGGACCTGTCCCGATCATGGGCGCAATGGCGTGGCCCGCTGGCCAACGGGGTCGCGCCGCATGCAAGCCCGCCATCGGAATGGAGCGAAACCCGGAACATCCGATGGAAAATCCCGCTGCCGGGGCAGGGGCACGCGTCGCCCATCGTGGTTGGGGGGCGGGTCTTTGTTCTGGCGGCAGTGCCGGTTGGGGAAGCGCAGACCCCCGTCTTCGATTCAGCCCCGGGCGTTCATGACAGCGTGCCGGTCACGCACCGGCACGCGTTCGTTGTGCTGGCCGTCAATCGTCGGGACGGGGACATCCTTTGGCGCACACCGGTGACCGAAGCCTGGCCCCACGAGGGAGGACACACCACCGGCAGTCTCGCCTCGAACTCACCGACGACGGATGGCGAACGCTGCTATGCCTTCTTTGGTTCGCGCGGCCTCTACTGCCTGGATCTCACGGGTCGTGTGCTGTGGCAGAAGCACCTCGGCACAATGCAGACGTTGCATGCCCATGGGGAGGGAAGTTCCCCCGTGCTGCATGGCGACTGGCTGATTGTGAACTGGGACCACGAAGGCGACTCGTTTCTTCACGCCTTCGACAAACACACCGGCGAACCCAGGTGGAAGGTTGCCCGTGATGAACCCACCTCCTGGTCCACGCCCCTGGTGATTGAGCATGCGGGCAAACCCCAGGTTGTCATCAGCGCGACGCGGCGGGTGCGCGGTTACGATCTGGCCACGGGGTCCCTCCTCTGGGAGTGCGCCGGCCTGACCGACAACGTGGTGTCCTCACCGGTGCATCACGACGGACTCGTCATCGCGGGCAACAGCTACTACCAGCAGGCCATGCTTGCCGTCCGGCTCGACGGCGCGAAGGGCGATGTCACCGGAACGGATCGCGTGGTCTGGCGGCTGAACCGGTTGACACCCTACGTCTCCTCGCCGCTGCTCTATGGCGACACGCTGTATCACCTGCGCCACAATCAGAATGTCCTGGTGCGCCTCGATCCGGGGAGCGGGCGATTCCGGGGCGATCCGCTCCGGCTCGAGGGACTCCACGACTTTATCTTTGCGTCGCCGGTGGGCGCGGCGGGCCGCGTCTATGTCACGGCGCGCGACGGGCGAACCGTGGTGTTGCGGCATGATCGTGAGAACGCCGTCCTCGCGGTCAACGTGCTGGAGGACCGCTTCAGCGCGTCGGCCGCCCTGGTGGACGGAGAGCTGTTCCTGCGCGGGGAACAGTTCCTCTATTGTGTGGCCGAGGAATAG
- a CDS encoding ABC transporter substrate-binding protein, translated as MQTQTLTLGHSPDPDDAFMFYALAKNLLPTPGLRFEHILQDIQTLNERATRGELDISAISIHAYAHVSDSYALLPSGASMGDGYGPMLVARQSFTREEMARRRIAVPGTMTSAFLALQLWLDRPAREIQHVVVPFDKIFETVRSGAADVGLIIHEGQLTYRNEGLVLCEDLGVWWGRTNEGLPLPLGGNVIHKRHAPDLRRRVSDILTASIRHGLEHRADAVAHSLQWARDMGGDLADRFVGMYVNHWTLDYGERGRESIRRFLARGQALGVLPKAPPLEFVDSGSG; from the coding sequence ATGCAGACGCAGACCCTGACGCTCGGTCACTCCCCGGATCCCGACGACGCCTTCATGTTCTACGCCCTCGCGAAGAACCTGCTGCCAACGCCCGGCCTCCGCTTCGAGCACATCCTCCAGGACATCCAGACGCTGAACGAGCGCGCCACGCGCGGGGAACTCGACATCTCCGCCATCAGCATTCACGCCTACGCCCACGTCAGCGACTCCTACGCGCTCCTGCCCAGCGGTGCGAGCATGGGCGATGGCTATGGACCCATGCTGGTCGCCAGGCAGTCCTTTACCCGCGAGGAAATGGCCCGCAGGCGGATCGCGGTGCCCGGCACCATGACCAGCGCCTTTCTGGCCCTCCAACTCTGGCTCGACCGCCCCGCCCGGGAGATCCAGCACGTCGTTGTTCCCTTCGACAAAATCTTCGAAACGGTCCGCTCGGGCGCGGCCGACGTGGGATTGATCATCCACGAAGGACAACTCACCTACCGGAACGAGGGACTCGTTCTCTGCGAGGATCTCGGGGTGTGGTGGGGACGCACCAACGAGGGACTGCCGCTGCCCCTGGGCGGCAATGTAATTCACAAACGGCATGCGCCTGACCTCCGCCGCCGGGTCAGCGACATCCTGACGGCCAGCATCCGTCACGGTCTGGAGCATCGCGCGGACGCCGTCGCCCACTCGCTCCAATGGGCCCGCGACATGGGCGGGGACCTCGCGGACCGCTTCGTCGGCATGTATGTGAACCACTGGACCCTCGACTACGGCGAACGCGGCCGCGAGAGCATCCGCCGCTTCCTCGCCCGCGGCCAGGCCCTCGGCGTCCTGCCCAAGGCGCCGCCGTTGGAATTCGTGGACTCCGGGTCCGGCTGA
- a CDS encoding NAD(P)/FAD-dependent oxidoreductase — MEPFDVIVLGAGAAGLFCAATAGARGRRVLVLEHAARPGSKILISGGGRCNFTNLHAAPIHFRTSGSPHFVKSALARYSPADFVARVERHGIAWHEKKLGQLFCDRSSRDIVAMLEADCAVAGVDLRLECGALEVRRDPGPPGLRFGVRSRLGHFGSRSVVVATGGLSFPKLGATPFGYTLAEQFGIRVVPPRPGLVPLCFPPAEQAVFSGLSGVSLDCETRAGPGAPRFREHLLFTHRGLSGPAILQISSHLDPEAGLAVDLLPGQPALEWLRDPSRRTQTLRQALRGIWPERFAQLWTERLAGTRPLAQWPRRDLEALAEQIHGWRPLISGDEGYAKAEVTLGGVDTAELSSKTMESRQVPGLHFIGEVVDVTGWLGGFNFQWAWASAHAAGMAV; from the coding sequence GTGGAACCGTTTGACGTCATTGTGCTGGGCGCAGGGGCCGCGGGCCTGTTCTGCGCGGCGACGGCGGGTGCCCGCGGACGCCGGGTCCTCGTGTTGGAACATGCCGCGCGACCGGGCAGCAAGATCCTCATCTCCGGGGGCGGCCGGTGCAATTTCACGAACCTCCACGCGGCGCCCATCCACTTCCGGACCTCCGGCAGCCCGCATTTCGTCAAGTCCGCCCTCGCCCGGTACTCCCCCGCAGACTTCGTGGCCCGGGTGGAGCGCCACGGCATCGCCTGGCATGAGAAGAAGCTGGGTCAGTTGTTCTGCGACCGCAGTTCACGAGACATTGTTGCGATGCTGGAGGCGGACTGCGCGGTGGCGGGAGTGGACCTCCGGTTGGAGTGTGGGGCGCTGGAGGTCCGCCGTGACCCCGGCCCGCCAGGCCTGCGCTTCGGGGTCCGGTCACGCCTGGGCCACTTTGGTTCCCGTTCGGTCGTTGTGGCCACCGGGGGGCTGTCGTTTCCGAAGCTCGGGGCAACCCCCTTCGGTTATACGCTGGCAGAACAGTTTGGGATCCGGGTGGTCCCTCCAAGGCCGGGCCTGGTGCCACTTTGTTTCCCGCCGGCGGAGCAGGCGGTGTTTTCGGGCCTCAGTGGCGTGTCGCTGGATTGTGAGACCCGGGCGGGTCCCGGGGCGCCCCGGTTCCGCGAACACCTGCTGTTCACCCATCGCGGCCTGAGCGGGCCGGCCATTCTCCAGATTTCAAGCCACCTGGATCCCGAGGCGGGGTTGGCGGTGGATCTGCTCCCCGGGCAGCCGGCCCTGGAGTGGCTGCGGGATCCCTCCCGGCGAACCCAGACGCTCCGGCAGGCGTTACGCGGAATCTGGCCGGAGCGGTTCGCGCAGCTGTGGACCGAACGTCTTGCGGGGACGCGTCCGCTGGCTCAATGGCCCCGACGCGACCTGGAAGCGCTGGCGGAACAAATCCACGGCTGGAGACCTCTCATCTCCGGGGATGAGGGGTATGCCAAGGCGGAGGTGACGCTGGGCGGTGTGGACACCGCCGAATTGTCGTCCAAGACGATGGAGTCCCGCCAAGTCCCGGGTCTCCACTTCATCGGAGAGGTCGTGGACGTCACGGGCTGGCTGGGTGGGTTCAATTTCCAGTGGGCCTGGGCCAGCGCCCATGCGGCCGGAATGGCGGTGTAG
- a CDS encoding SUMF1/EgtB/PvdO family nonheme iron enzyme has translation MFSKAPFDDGRRSAGWLLVAMLGLGVHVSGTGAPVTASRDQPFVNSLGMKFVPVPGTPVLFSVWETRVQDFEVFVAETSHEATEGTYSLGTNRWKQTGDHWRSPGFPQTGRHPVCGVSWKDANAFCEWLSNKEGRTYRLPTDSEWSLAAGIPGEFGATPKERSGKIPGLYPWGEALPPNVSGLPAGNYPGAEAAETQWPESFRVIENFRDPFPRTAPVGSFDPNAHGLYDIGGNVWEWCMDPFEPGKEHRTVRGASWVDNLPDILLSTYRHYGRPELRNTSVGFRIVLAPEPPQDPPSEP, from the coding sequence ATGTTTTCCAAAGCTCCTTTCGATGACGGCCGGCGTTCCGCCGGATGGCTGCTGGTTGCGATGCTGGGCCTTGGGGTCCACGTGTCCGGTACCGGGGCGCCGGTGACGGCGTCACGGGATCAGCCGTTTGTGAACTCGCTGGGCATGAAGTTCGTTCCGGTGCCGGGCACCCCGGTCCTGTTCTCGGTCTGGGAGACCCGGGTCCAGGATTTCGAGGTGTTTGTGGCGGAGACGAGCCACGAGGCAACCGAGGGCACGTATTCGCTGGGCACCAACCGATGGAAACAGACGGGCGACCACTGGCGTTCTCCTGGCTTTCCTCAGACCGGACGGCATCCGGTGTGCGGCGTCAGCTGGAAGGATGCGAATGCCTTCTGCGAATGGCTTTCAAACAAGGAGGGACGCACGTACCGGCTGCCCACGGACTCGGAGTGGAGCCTGGCCGCGGGCATCCCGGGCGAGTTCGGCGCGACCCCGAAGGAGCGCAGCGGCAAGATCCCCGGTCTGTACCCGTGGGGCGAGGCGCTGCCCCCGAATGTGAGCGGACTGCCGGCCGGCAACTACCCCGGCGCCGAGGCGGCGGAGACCCAATGGCCGGAGTCCTTCCGGGTCATCGAGAACTTCCGTGATCCGTTTCCCCGGACCGCACCGGTGGGCAGCTTTGATCCGAATGCCCACGGGCTCTACGACATCGGGGGCAATGTCTGGGAGTGGTGCATGGATCCGTTCGAGCCGGGAAAGGAGCATCGCACGGTGCGCGGTGCGTCGTGGGTGGACAACCTCCCGGACATCCTACTGAGCACCTACCGGCACTACGGGCGCCCGGAGTTGCGCAACACCAGCGTCGGATTTCGCATCGTCCTGGCGCCGGAACCTCCGCAGGATCCGCCGTCGGAGCCCTGA
- a CDS encoding ABC transporter permease subunit produces the protein MTFLPLASRELRVAARQPVTVRLRLLVALTAIVISAGFLLLATLSSRTMFPMAVLGSGLFKVLTWQTFVVALMAGPFLTADCLSGEKREGTLGLLFLTDLRGDDVVFGKLASTSLRAGAAMLALLPVIASSLLLGGVSGEQFWKSALALGSTLAVSLAAGLLVSSMSRDAQRALGLTLVLLVTLVAGGPMLDSLAGTSASWMTNLLRQTSPANLLVNAQGTGSAPFWPGWLLNLAVAGSMIALSGRILPRVWQDRQSGRSGRTPWPGFRAPSRNLGLPSRHRRLLEENPAAWLVVRDSWIARILWAMAIALAGSAALWRWFGDGEGALSIGRIAWQVVSGITVPLLYIGVATQAVRFLVESRRSGLLELLLATPLTGPAIVSGHWAAWKRLFAPPILIILLVNAAGSGVLMREQFNVMTPPVVLPAPAGTTNTTGGTATNGGSVVLGTGSVTVSMSVTPGGPGAPGGPMATGGVIAIVAVGLVGSAVNLIALGWFGMWMGLTSRNFTGAALKTLLFVQVLPALGIGFLTAISIPLVFFATGMNRGAGPAAGFLASSIAWMPILVTGFHGLLALLKDLAFIGWSRRQLTSGFRERALQVQGTPAVMPPPRLAPPQAR, from the coding sequence GTGACGTTTCTCCCGCTGGCCTCCCGCGAACTTCGCGTTGCGGCGCGCCAGCCGGTCACGGTACGCCTGCGGTTGCTGGTGGCGCTGACGGCGATCGTGATCAGTGCCGGATTTCTCCTCCTGGCCACACTCTCGAGTCGCACGATGTTTCCAATGGCCGTCCTCGGATCGGGGCTCTTCAAGGTCCTCACCTGGCAGACGTTTGTCGTGGCCCTGATGGCGGGACCCTTCCTGACTGCGGACTGCCTCAGCGGTGAAAAGCGGGAGGGCACCCTGGGCCTGCTGTTCCTGACCGATCTGCGCGGGGATGATGTCGTGTTCGGAAAGCTGGCGTCCACGTCCCTGCGTGCCGGCGCTGCCATGCTCGCCCTCCTGCCGGTGATCGCCAGCAGCCTGCTGTTGGGCGGGGTCAGCGGCGAACAATTCTGGAAGTCTGCGCTCGCGCTCGGGAGCACCCTGGCCGTTTCACTCGCGGCCGGGCTGCTGGTTTCCTCCATGTCGCGCGATGCCCAGCGGGCGCTGGGCCTGACGTTGGTCCTGCTGGTCACCCTCGTCGCCGGCGGCCCGATGCTGGACTCCCTCGCAGGAACGAGCGCTTCGTGGATGACCAACCTCCTTCGCCAAACCAGCCCCGCGAACCTCCTGGTCAATGCCCAGGGCACCGGATCAGCCCCGTTCTGGCCGGGGTGGTTGCTCAATCTGGCCGTGGCCGGTTCCATGATCGCTTTGTCCGGGCGCATCCTTCCCAGGGTCTGGCAGGATCGCCAATCAGGACGGTCCGGGCGGACACCATGGCCGGGGTTCCGGGCGCCCTCACGAAACCTGGGGCTTCCGTCAAGGCACCGCCGATTGCTCGAAGAAAACCCGGCCGCCTGGCTCGTTGTTCGCGATTCCTGGATTGCCCGAATTCTCTGGGCCATGGCGATCGCGCTCGCCGGGTCGGCCGCACTCTGGCGATGGTTCGGTGACGGCGAAGGCGCCCTGTCCATCGGGAGAATCGCATGGCAGGTGGTGTCGGGGATCACGGTGCCGCTGCTCTACATCGGGGTGGCAACCCAGGCCGTCCGGTTTCTCGTCGAGTCCCGCCGGAGCGGCCTGTTGGAACTTCTGCTCGCCACACCGCTCACCGGTCCCGCGATTGTGTCCGGTCATTGGGCGGCCTGGAAGCGCCTCTTCGCGCCGCCGATTCTGATCATCCTGCTGGTCAATGCCGCCGGATCCGGGGTCCTCATGCGGGAGCAGTTCAACGTCATGACCCCTCCGGTAGTTCTCCCGGCACCGGCCGGGACAACCAACACGACAGGAGGAACCGCCACGAACGGCGGCAGCGTGGTCCTCGGAACCGGGTCGGTGACCGTTTCCATGTCGGTCACGCCAGGTGGCCCGGGCGCCCCGGGCGGGCCCATGGCGACCGGAGGGGTGATCGCAATCGTCGCCGTTGGGCTGGTCGGCTCGGCCGTCAACCTCATTGCCCTCGGTTGGTTTGGCATGTGGATGGGCCTCACGTCCCGAAACTTTACCGGAGCGGCTCTGAAAACCCTCCTGTTCGTCCAGGTGCTTCCGGCACTTGGAATCGGATTTCTCACCGCCATCTCCATTCCCCTGGTTTTCTTCGCAACCGGAATGAACCGCGGTGCCGGGCCCGCGGCGGGTTTCCTCGCGTCATCCATCGCCTGGATGCCGATCCTGGTCACCGGCTTCCATGGACTCCTGGCGTTGCTGAAAGACCTCGCGTTCATCGGATGGTCCCGCCGCCAGCTGACCTCCGGGTTTCGGGAGCGGGCGTTGCAGGTCCAGGGGACTCCCGCCGTGATGCCCCCACCGCGTCTCGCACCCCCGCAGGCCCGCTGA
- a CDS encoding threonine/serine exporter family protein — MNEPSEKAGVDPAVLGGLLLTVGGILQGAGASSGRVRITLARMASAYGFESRIAITPRSVVLALQSSDGRTVFNGTGGTDQQGVDFEKVSGISELSWAVAGDSRPLDQLREALDALNQARPYPRPVVLAGAGCAGAAFCFTFGGGAVEMGICFIATVCGLYARQQMHRCRFNQYLCVYGGSAVASIVAGAFLKSALDVKPEIAFATSVLFLVPGVPLINAFTDLLDGNTLNGMVRSVHAVVVSVAIAFGILTALLIYRLPL, encoded by the coding sequence ATGAATGAACCTTCTGAGAAAGCCGGTGTGGATCCCGCCGTTCTGGGCGGTCTGCTGCTGACCGTTGGCGGTATTCTTCAGGGGGCCGGTGCGAGCAGCGGACGGGTCCGGATCACCCTGGCTCGCATGGCCTCGGCGTATGGTTTTGAGTCCAGGATCGCCATCACGCCACGGTCCGTCGTCCTGGCGCTGCAGTCCTCCGACGGCAGAACGGTCTTCAACGGGACCGGGGGCACAGACCAGCAGGGAGTGGATTTTGAGAAGGTTTCCGGGATCAGCGAATTGAGCTGGGCCGTCGCCGGTGATTCCCGGCCCCTCGATCAACTGCGGGAGGCATTGGATGCCTTGAATCAGGCGCGTCCGTATCCGCGTCCGGTCGTACTCGCCGGCGCCGGCTGCGCCGGTGCGGCCTTTTGTTTTACCTTTGGTGGCGGGGCGGTCGAGATGGGCATCTGTTTCATTGCCACGGTCTGCGGGTTGTATGCGCGTCAGCAAATGCATCGCTGTCGGTTCAACCAGTATTTGTGCGTTTACGGCGGCTCGGCGGTGGCTTCGATCGTGGCGGGAGCCTTCCTGAAGTCGGCGCTCGATGTGAAACCGGAGATCGCCTTCGCCACCTCCGTGCTGTTCCTCGTCCCCGGGGTGCCGTTGATCAATGCGTTCACCGACCTTCTGGACGGGAACACCCTCAACGGCATGGTTCGGAGTGTGCATGCGGTTGTGGTCTCCGTGGCCATTGCCTTCGGCATCCTGACCGCGTTGCTGATCTACCGGCTGCCCTTGTGA
- a CDS encoding threonine/serine exporter family protein codes for MMSGLASVFFKAVWCGVGATGFGILFNVPRRALVALACGGCLAGGVKFGVLFLFDGGQMVLAAFLASVVVGAASLPAAHWRHVPPMVLAIPSVIPLVPGLYSYRTILGLMKLTGPVGADYPDLLASTAQSAARTVFLVMAIAIGVSIPLQLLRKDSVKHLRLGRTVRDAASD; via the coding sequence GTGATGTCCGGTCTCGCCAGCGTGTTCTTCAAGGCGGTGTGGTGCGGGGTGGGCGCCACCGGGTTCGGCATCCTCTTCAATGTGCCGCGTCGGGCGCTGGTCGCGCTGGCCTGTGGCGGGTGCCTGGCCGGAGGCGTCAAGTTCGGCGTGCTGTTCCTCTTCGACGGCGGGCAGATGGTGCTGGCGGCATTCCTCGCGTCGGTGGTCGTCGGTGCCGCCAGCCTGCCCGCAGCCCATTGGCGGCATGTACCCCCCATGGTCCTTGCCATCCCCTCGGTCATCCCCCTGGTGCCCGGTCTCTATTCCTATCGCACCATCCTGGGTCTCATGAAGCTGACCGGCCCCGTCGGCGCCGACTACCCGGACCTTCTCGCCTCCACGGCGCAGAGTGCGGCGCGGACCGTGTTCCTCGTCATGGCAATCGCCATCGGGGTGTCCATTCCGCTGCAGTTGTTGCGCAAGGATTCCGTGAAGCACCTGCGCCTGGGGCGCACGGTTCGGGATGCGGCTTCGGATTGA
- a CDS encoding sulfite exporter TauE/SafE family protein, whose amino-acid sequence MLWTAFALGLAGSLHCAGMCGPLALALPSTGSGRIGFTTGRLCYQGGRVITYALMGLLFGLLGQSLALTGIQRWISVTGGVLMLVGLALSSRPFFGVAITWGVQGLKSVFQQVLIQRSAVSMGILGLLNGLLPCGLVYAACAGAAATGNVLHGVAYMALFGAGTIPVMLGIGLSGHAIPMALRLRLTRLVPATVATVGVLLVLRGLALGIPYVSPGPSPAAAAAASCH is encoded by the coding sequence ATGCTCTGGACCGCCTTTGCCCTTGGCCTTGCTGGGAGCCTGCACTGCGCGGGCATGTGCGGGCCCCTCGCGCTGGCCCTGCCCTCCACCGGCAGCGGGCGGATCGGCTTCACCACGGGCCGCCTCTGCTATCAGGGAGGCCGGGTGATCACCTATGCCCTGATGGGTTTGCTGTTCGGGTTGCTCGGGCAATCACTCGCACTCACGGGGATTCAACGGTGGATCTCCGTCACCGGTGGCGTCCTGATGCTCGTCGGACTGGCGCTGTCCTCCCGGCCCTTTTTTGGCGTCGCGATCACGTGGGGTGTTCAAGGGCTGAAGTCGGTGTTCCAGCAGGTGCTGATTCAGCGCTCCGCGGTGTCCATGGGCATCCTGGGCCTCCTCAACGGGCTCCTGCCATGCGGCCTCGTGTACGCGGCGTGCGCGGGGGCCGCCGCCACCGGGAATGTCCTCCACGGCGTTGCCTACATGGCGCTTTTCGGTGCCGGGACGATCCCGGTCATGCTTGGCATTGGCCTTTCGGGTCACGCGATTCCAATGGCCTTGCGGCTGCGGCTCACCCGACTGGTCCCCGCCACGGTCGCGACAGTGGGGGTCCTCCTCGTTCTCCGGGGACTGGCCTTGGGCATTCCCTACGTCAGCCCGGGGCCATCTCCGGCAGCCGCGGCGGCCGCGTCCTGCCATTGA
- a CDS encoding FixH family protein yields the protein MNPSITPDPTASPGSINPWPVALGLFFATLLTTIAGFTVFALRLNTDLVRRDYYEQELRHEAQMAREQRTRALTEGVRIDGRDGAVRLELPFAHARQGVTGSLQFYRPSDASLDHEVPLAPDASGRQRVDTRHLKPGLWRVRAAWTSGGGDYYHESALIVAPPAP from the coding sequence ATGAACCCATCCATCACGCCCGACCCGACCGCCTCCCCCGGCTCCATCAATCCCTGGCCGGTCGCCCTGGGCCTCTTCTTCGCCACCCTGCTGACCACCATTGCCGGTTTCACCGTGTTCGCCCTGCGACTGAACACCGACCTCGTGCGTCGCGACTACTACGAGCAGGAACTCCGGCATGAGGCGCAGATGGCGCGGGAGCAACGCACGCGGGCCCTGACGGAGGGAGTCCGGATTGATGGTCGCGATGGAGCGGTCCGGCTGGAGCTCCCGTTCGCCCACGCCCGGCAGGGAGTCACCGGCAGCCTGCAGTTCTACCGCCCCAGCGACGCCTCCCTGGACCATGAAGTGCCGCTGGCGCCGGATGCGTCCGGACGCCAGAGGGTGGACACCCGGCATTTGAAGCCGGGGCTGTGGCGGGTGCGTGCCGCCTGGACCTCGGGAGGCGGCGACTACTACCACGAATCGGCGCTGATCGTTGCGCCACCGGCTCCCTGA
- the ccoG gene encoding cytochrome c oxidase accessory protein CcoG, with amino-acid sequence MSDRLPLDPVNTPGNGGDDPGAPPRSVTRPVDWDDFREHLATATRDGSRRWLYPRQPSGRWYRWRTWLSWVLLIVLFTGPFIRIQGNPLLMLNMVERRFSILGRIFWPQDMILFAVAMLAFFAGIMIFTTAFGRLWCGWTCPQTILMEMVFRKLEYWIEGDSVAQRALDAAPWSARKLRIKLFKHGIFFALSFLIGNTLLAYIIGSDALLQIITDDPRQHWIGLGFMLGFTLVFYAIFARFREQACTFICPYGRFQSALLDENTMVVAYDHRRGEVRAPWRRDETPDQRRAAGHGDCVNCHQCVVVCPTGIDIRNGIQMECVNCTACMDACDAVMDRLHLPRGLVRYASLNGIQRGEPLRFTARMKLYATVLCGLIGLFVFLVLTRTDLQTTFLRAPGSLFQTTAAGRISNLYTVKVINKTHRDLPVEFRVENLPARVVVPGAPQLIAPGDRLVQTSVLVELDPGLLPGPNTPLRIGVYAGGRHIETIKTSFVGPRS; translated from the coding sequence ATGAGTGACCGCCTGCCCCTGGATCCCGTGAACACCCCGGGCAACGGCGGGGACGACCCCGGGGCGCCCCCGCGAAGCGTCACGCGTCCGGTGGACTGGGACGATTTCCGGGAGCATCTGGCGACGGCAACCCGCGACGGAAGCCGTCGCTGGCTGTATCCCAGACAGCCGTCCGGACGCTGGTACCGCTGGCGCACCTGGCTGAGCTGGGTGCTGCTCATCGTCCTGTTCACCGGACCGTTCATCCGCATCCAGGGCAACCCCCTGCTGATGCTCAACATGGTCGAGCGCCGCTTCTCGATCCTCGGGCGCATCTTCTGGCCGCAGGACATGATCCTCTTCGCGGTGGCCATGCTGGCCTTCTTTGCCGGCATCATGATTTTCACGACCGCCTTCGGACGCCTGTGGTGCGGGTGGACCTGTCCCCAGACAATCCTGATGGAAATGGTCTTCCGGAAGCTGGAGTACTGGATCGAGGGGGATTCCGTGGCGCAGCGGGCGCTCGACGCGGCCCCGTGGTCCGCACGCAAGCTGCGGATCAAGCTGTTCAAGCACGGGATCTTCTTCGCCCTCTCGTTCCTGATCGGGAACACCCTGCTCGCGTACATTATTGGCAGCGACGCCCTGCTGCAGATCATCACCGACGACCCGCGCCAGCACTGGATCGGCCTTGGCTTCATGCTGGGGTTCACGCTGGTGTTCTACGCCATCTTTGCCCGGTTTCGTGAACAGGCCTGCACGTTCATCTGCCCGTACGGCCGGTTCCAGTCGGCGCTCCTCGATGAGAACACCATGGTGGTGGCCTACGACCACCGGCGTGGCGAGGTCCGGGCACCGTGGCGTCGTGACGAAACCCCGGACCAGCGGCGTGCCGCCGGACATGGCGACTGCGTCAACTGCCACCAGTGCGTCGTGGTCTGCCCCACGGGCATAGACATCCGCAACGGGATCCAGATGGAGTGCGTGAACTGCACCGCGTGCATGGACGCCTGCGACGCCGTCATGGACCGTCTGCATCTCCCCCGCGGCCTGGTCCGGTACGCCTCGCTCAACGGCATCCAGCGTGGGGAGCCACTCCGGTTCACCGCGCGCATGAAGCTCTATGCGACCGTTCTGTGCGGCCTGATCGGACTCTTTGTCTTCCTGGTCCTCACGCGAACCGACCTGCAAACCACATTCCTTCGCGCCCCGGGCTCCCTCTTCCAGACCACGGCCGCCGGACGCATCAGCAACCTTTACACCGTCAAGGTGATCAACAAGACCCACCGCGATCTTCCGGTCGAATTCCGGGTGGAGAATCTTCCGGCCCGGGTGGTGGTTCCCGGGGCGCCTCAACTGATCGCCCCCGGCGACCGGCTTGTGCAAACCTCGGTGCTGGTGGAGCTCGATCCCGGGCTGTTACCCGGCCCAAACACCCCCCTTCGAATCGGCGTTTACGCCGGCGGACGCCATATCGAAACAATCAAGACCTCGTTCGTCGGGCCTCGTTCCTGA